The DNA region TCCAGGCCTTAACAATTGACTGCACAATCCTTGTGGAAGTCACCCCTGATATTTCACTGACTTTGGGAATTATTCTTTCCACTTTTTCTTTCGGAATCTTATTTTTTCTAAGCAATTCATTGATTTTTGGCAAAAGTTGTTCACTCAAAGAATACTCTCCTTGCCAAGCATGTTCTGCAATTATTTTGCGTCCTGATTTTATTGATAATTTTATATTATTACCGTCTAAAAAAATATATAGAATCATAAGCTGTATAATTTTAAATTATAAATTCCAGATTATTTATCAATCTTGTCCCAATCTATATTCCACGGATCAGTTTTTCTTCCTGGCGCAATATCATTATGGCCTAGAACATATTTTATTTGGTACTGTTTTTTAAGCAAATCTATCAGCCAATTCAGTGAATCGTATTGATTATCAGTAAATTTTCCTTCCTTAATATTTATCATCTCAATTCCGACAGAAAAGTTGTTTACATCAGTACGTCCATCTGGCATTTTACTGGTTCCGGCATGATAAGCAATATCCTGGTCTGCAACAAGACGATAAATTTTCCCGCCACGATCAATGAGATAATGAGGAGAAACTCCATATTGTTTATACTCCGCAATAACGCCCTCAACACTATACGGATCGTTACCTATGGCATCGTATGCTGAATGTACTATTATTGTATCTATTTTCCTGTTACTGGAAATTTTAAATCCCCACGAAACAAGTCTGCTTATAATTTTATCTTCTTTATTTTCTCTGCTACTTGTCGTTTGTTCTTTGTCAATTGTTGTTTGTTGTTTATCATTTATAACTACTTCTTGAATACTATTTCCTGTTTCTTGATTCCCATTTTCTGATTTCTGATTACTGTTTTCTGCCTCCTGCCCATTGTTTATCGCCTGTTGACTCTGAACTGAAATTTGTATAGTTTTTTTCTGACGAAAAAGTATAAACCCGAAAATTACCAATAAAATTATGGCGATAAAAATAATAATTGATATGATAATTCTCTTTTGCATATCTTAAATTTAATAAAAATTTAATCGTCCTCTTCATCTTCCTCGTCCTCATCCTTTCCTTTTTGGTTTTTGAACTGATCTAACCATTGGTTAAACATAGGATCGGTGGGATCAGGCATAGCGATATTCATAAACTTTCCTGAATCATCTTTGCCGTAACCATATTCCAGTTTTATGCTGACCTTATCTGAATCTGTTTTTTTTGCCTTATCTTCTGATATTTTTTTGCCAGACTTATTATTATAATAAACAATTCTGGCAGTTATGCCAGCTATCTGTTCTTTGTCTTTTACAACTTCATAAGGCACAAACTCTTCATTAGATTTATTGGCTAAAACCCGAATCATAAAATCATTCCAAATTGGAGCTGCCACGTAAACTCCGTCTGAACCGATTTTCATGGCGTGATTGTCATTGTTGCCTGCCCATACTCCAACAGCCAAGGAAGGCGTATATCCAACTGTCCAAGCATCGCGAAACCCAGAAGTCGTTCCAGTTTTAGCTGCCACTGTTTTGCCTTTCAAAGTCAGCGGGCTGTTAGAGCCAAAAACTGGCGCACGTGCACTGTTATCCGAAAGAATTGAATTTATCTTGCGCGCAACCTGCTCATTCAAAACTCTTTGCGGATCAATTTTTCCTTCCTGGATAATTTTTCCTGCGCTGTTGGTAATTTTAGTTATTGCTCGAGCCTTATTTCTGATTCCATCATTGGCAAAAACTGAAAAAGCACTGGCCATATCAACAAGCTTTACTTCGCCTCCGCCTAAAACCAGCGATAAGCCATATCGCTTGCGATCATTGAGAGTTGTAATTCCCATTTTATGAGCTAGATCTATTGTGCCGTCTATCCCAGCTAAATATAATATTTTGACTGCCGGTATATTGAGTGACATCGACAAAGTGCTACGTAAAGGAAGCAATCCATGGAATTGGCCATCGTAATTTACAGGGATATAATCTTTACCGGTTCCGTCAGGACCAAAATTAGTTTCTGCGTCTAAAATCATAGTTTCTGGCTGATAGCCAAGTTCAAAAGCGTGCGCATAAGCAAAAGGCTTAAAGGAAGACCCTGGCTGACGTAGGCTAGTAGCTATATTAACTTCGCCATCTATGGATTTGTCAAAATAATCTTTGCTGCCGACCATAACCAGCACATTTCCGTTTTTAGGATCAACTGCTACCAGAGCGGCATTGGTTGCACCGCGTGAAATATTTTTCTGCGATCCTCTGAACACAGCATCTTCTGCAATTTTCTGCATATTATAATCTAAAGAAGTGTATATTTTCAATCCTCCCGTTTGTATAAAATCTTCTCCGTATTTTTTTTCTAGTTCATCAAGCACGAAAAATACAAAATGTGGCGCAACTATCGGTTGGCTTAGCGGCTTAACTTTTTCAAGAGTGTTTACTGACATGGCTTTCTGCATTTCTTCTTTTGTTATAAGTCTTGTATCGCTTATCTTTTGCAAAATATCTTTTTGACGTATAACGAGGGCATTGCGATTAGAGCTGTATGGGGAATAATAGGAAGTGGCTTTTGGTAAGGCAGCTAAAAATGCAGCTTCATCTAAAGTCAGTTCTATGGCTTTTTTACCAAAATATGTTTCACTGGCAGTTTCCACACCATAAGTGTTGGCGCCAAAAGGAATCTCGTTTATATATTGGTCTAAAATTTCATCTTTCGTGTAATTTATTTCCATTTTTATGGCAAAAACAGCTTCCAACACTTTACGTTTGAGTGTTTGCTCTTTGGTCAGAAAAGCCATACGCGCTAATTGCTGGGTTATGGTTGAAGCTCCTTGCCTGATTTCATTGTGTTTTATGTTAACTTTAATAGCGCGCAAGATTGCCATAGGATCTATCCCAATATGATGATAAAAATTAGCATCTTCAGTCGCAATAATAGCAATTCTCATATAATCTGGAATTTCATCGTGAGAAACCAGCCTGCGATTTTCTTCTCCATAAAGTTCATATAGCACATGTTCACCTGTACTGTCATAAATTATAGATGTTTGGGCAATTTTACGTTTGATTAGCTGGTCGGCAGAAGGAACTGCACCGTAATATAGCCACAGTATCGTCCCAGCGAGCAAAATTCCAATGATAATTGCAATATTACGAAAACTAAAAGTTTTTTCTCTTATTTGAGGGAAAAATGCATTAATCTTTTTTATTACTTTATCTTTCATAAAATCAATAACTACATTATCTTATTTATTCATCCTTTTAAGCATAGCGCTAGCGCACTAAGCCCTTTAACATCCTATAAAAAAGATTTACTTTATTGAAACTAATTCTACATCAAAAATAAGAGTTGAATTGGCTGGTATAGAACCAATCGCTCTGGAACCATATCCAAATTCGGCTGGAATTGTCAAAGTTCTTTTCTCTCCGACTTTAGCCCCGATAAATCCCTGCTCCCAACCCTGGATAACCCTACCTGCGCCAACTGTAAATTCAAAAGGTACTCCCCGATCCAAACTTGAATCAAACTTGGTCCCATCTAAAAGTCTGCCGGTATAATGAACACTTATCGTGTCTCCGTCTTTAACTTGTCTTTCTCCTGTTCCCTCCTGGGTTGTTTTAATTTCTAATTGCATAGTTTTATTTTCATTAGATTTATTATTTTTTTGTTCTATATTTTTTTCCGTTATCGGAGCGTTTACTACATTTTTTTTGTTAAGCAATACGCCAATAATAATTACCACAATTATTATTAAAATTAAAATGAGTTTCTTTTTCATATTGATAATTTTATAAAATTTTTACAAAAATAATTTACTTAATTGAGCGGGATACCAGAATCGGACTGGCGCCTTAACCTTGGGAAGGTCACGTACTGCCACTATACTAATCCCGCCTTACTTAAATAATTATAAAGAAAAAATTTTATTTTAGGAAGTTTCTTA from Candidatus Moraniibacteriota bacterium includes:
- a CDS encoding PBP1A family penicillin-binding protein gives rise to the protein MKDKVIKKINAFFPQIREKTFSFRNIAIIIGILLAGTILWLYYGAVPSADQLIKRKIAQTSIIYDSTGEHVLYELYGEENRRLVSHDEIPDYMRIAIIATEDANFYHHIGIDPMAILRAIKVNIKHNEIRQGASTITQQLARMAFLTKEQTLKRKVLEAVFAIKMEINYTKDEILDQYINEIPFGANTYGVETASETYFGKKAIELTLDEAAFLAALPKATSYYSPYSSNRNALVIRQKDILQKISDTRLITKEEMQKAMSVNTLEKVKPLSQPIVAPHFVFFVLDELEKKYGEDFIQTGGLKIYTSLDYNMQKIAEDAVFRGSQKNISRGATNAALVAVDPKNGNVLVMVGSKDYFDKSIDGEVNIATSLRQPGSSFKPFAYAHAFELGYQPETMILDAETNFGPDGTGKDYIPVNYDGQFHGLLPLRSTLSMSLNIPAVKILYLAGIDGTIDLAHKMGITTLNDRKRYGLSLVLGGGEVKLVDMASAFSVFANDGIRNKARAITKITNSAGKIIQEGKIDPQRVLNEQVARKINSILSDNSARAPVFGSNSPLTLKGKTVAAKTGTTSGFRDAWTVGYTPSLAVGVWAGNNDNHAMKIGSDGVYVAAPIWNDFMIRVLANKSNEEFVPYEVVKDKEQIAGITARIVYYNNKSGKKISEDKAKKTDSDKVSIKLEYGYGKDDSGKFMNIAMPDPTDPMFNQWLDQFKNQKGKDEDEEDEEDD
- a CDS encoding FKBP-type peptidyl-prolyl cis-trans isomerase, which produces MKKKLILILIIIVVIIIGVLLNKKNVVNAPITEKNIEQKNNKSNENKTMQLEIKTTQEGTGERQVKDGDTISVHYTGRLLDGTKFDSSLDRGVPFEFTVGAGRVIQGWEQGFIGAKVGEKRTLTIPAEFGYGSRAIGSIPANSTLIFDVELVSIK
- a CDS encoding N-acetylmuramoyl-L-alanine amidase; protein product: MQKRIIISIIIFIAIILLVIFGFILFRQKKTIQISVQSQQAINNGQEAENSNQKSENGNQETGNSIQEVVINDKQQTTIDKEQTTSSRENKEDKIISRLVSWGFKISSNRKIDTIIVHSAYDAIGNDPYSVEGVIAEYKQYGVSPHYLIDRGGKIYRLVADQDIAYHAGTSKMPDGRTDVNNFSVGIEMINIKEGKFTDNQYDSLNWLIDLLKKQYQIKYVLGHNDIAPGRKTDPWNIDWDKIDK